A single region of the Duganella sp. BuS-21 genome encodes:
- a CDS encoding polyphosphate kinase 2 family protein, which translates to MTHDARQRFRASAKLKLREEEADDATFSSRAANPKLGKSRGKALDLERTAALIDRIAALQDKLYAQHQKKVLLVLQGMDTSGKDGTVRALFSRISPMGLRAVAFKGPTDNELAHDYLWRVHQHVPVKGEIAIFNRSHYEDVLITRVQGWIDDDECRRRYSQIRDFERMLAETGTVIVKVFLHISKEEQRERLQERLDDPDKQWKFNPEDVKQRGKWDDYLRAYEKAIRETNVPHAPWYVVPANSKTHRNLVIASLLLETLEGMELNYPPPHPDLSSFTVA; encoded by the coding sequence ATGACACATGACGCCCGCCAGCGCTTCCGCGCCTCCGCTAAACTCAAACTGCGCGAGGAGGAGGCGGACGACGCCACGTTCTCCAGCCGCGCCGCTAATCCCAAGCTCGGTAAGTCGCGCGGTAAAGCGCTTGATCTTGAGCGCACTGCCGCGCTGATCGACCGCATCGCCGCGCTGCAGGACAAGCTGTATGCGCAGCACCAGAAAAAGGTGCTGCTGGTTTTGCAGGGTATGGACACTTCGGGCAAGGACGGCACGGTGCGCGCGCTGTTCAGTCGCATCAGCCCCATGGGCCTGCGCGCGGTGGCCTTCAAGGGCCCGACCGACAACGAACTGGCGCACGACTACCTGTGGCGCGTGCACCAGCATGTGCCGGTGAAGGGCGAGATCGCCATCTTCAACCGCAGTCATTACGAGGATGTGCTGATCACCCGGGTGCAGGGCTGGATCGACGACGACGAGTGCAGGCGCCGCTACTCGCAGATTCGCGATTTCGAGCGCATGCTGGCGGAAACCGGCACGGTGATCGTCAAGGTGTTCCTGCACATCTCCAAGGAGGAGCAGCGCGAGCGCTTGCAGGAGCGGCTGGACGATCCGGACAAGCAGTGGAAGTTCAACCCGGAAGACGTCAAACAGCGCGGGAAATGGGACGACTACCTGCGCGCCTACGAAAAGGCGATCCGCGAGACCAATGTGCCGCACGCGCCGTGGTACGTGGTGCCGGCCAATTCGAAAACCCATCGCAATCTGGTGATCGCCAGCCTGCTGCTGGAAACGCTGGAGGGCATGGAGCTCAACTACCCGCCGCCGCATCCCGACCTGTCCTCCTTCACGGTGGCGTAG
- a CDS encoding PHB depolymerase family esterase, with the protein MRIFWLLMLLAGAVQAQVASLPAMRAGQVSVSGLSSGAYMAVQFEVAFVYRRNLNAEHAMPTDSYGNSCQSLRSPYINYCNYGAAGELLSWIYGPLDARNTGALRGRFIAFDQSEFISLPGWHGLADFGYLYIPQACGVNAGAGCRLHVVFHGCQQNPDSIGADFVRHAGYNAWADNNRLLLLYPQTAATFTNPNACWDWFAHDDTRYAQKTGRQMAAVKRMVDRLTGATPP; encoded by the coding sequence ATGCGTATTTTCTGGCTGTTAATGTTGCTGGCCGGCGCGGTCCAGGCGCAGGTGGCGTCGTTGCCGGCGATGCGCGCGGGCCAGGTCAGCGTCTCCGGCCTGTCCTCCGGCGCCTACATGGCGGTGCAGTTCGAGGTGGCGTTCGTCTACCGGCGCAACCTCAATGCCGAACACGCCATGCCCACCGACAGTTACGGCAACAGTTGCCAGTCGCTGCGCTCGCCCTACATCAACTACTGCAACTACGGCGCCGCCGGCGAATTGCTGAGCTGGATCTACGGCCCCCTGGACGCGCGCAACACCGGCGCGCTGCGCGGTCGCTTCATCGCTTTCGACCAGTCGGAATTCATCTCCCTGCCCGGCTGGCACGGCCTGGCGGATTTCGGCTACCTCTACATCCCGCAGGCCTGCGGCGTCAATGCGGGAGCGGGCTGCAGGCTGCATGTGGTATTCCACGGCTGCCAGCAAAATCCCGACAGCATCGGCGCCGACTTCGTGCGCCACGCCGGCTACAACGCCTGGGCCGACAACAACCGTTTGCTGCTGCTGTATCCACAGACCGCCGCCACCTTCACCAATCCGAATGCGTGCTGGGACTGGTTCGCCCACGACGATACGCGCTACGCCCAAAAAACAGGCCGCCAGATGGCGGCCGTCAAGCGCATGGTGGACCGGCTGACCGGCGCTACGCCACCGTGA
- a CDS encoding glutathione peroxidase — MSKSFAQLCLVSSLTMLASASALAQAPAVTAAAPAAAAAPASCPAILKQTFKRLQDEAPQDLCQYAGKVILVVNTASYCGFTNQYEGLEGLYAKYGSKGFVVLGFPSNDFGQQEPGSSKEIADFCFNTYGVKFPMFAKSVVSGKEPNPLFATLIKATGKAPAWNFHKYLIDRQGNVVTNFGSKTTPNDKQLVSAVEKALGS; from the coding sequence ATGTCCAAATCCTTCGCCCAGCTGTGCCTTGTTTCTTCGCTGACCATGCTGGCCAGCGCTTCCGCGTTGGCGCAAGCGCCGGCCGTTACGGCAGCCGCGCCGGCGGCTGCCGCTGCGCCGGCCAGCTGCCCGGCCATCCTCAAGCAAACCTTCAAGCGCCTGCAGGACGAAGCGCCGCAGGACTTGTGCCAGTACGCCGGCAAGGTGATCCTGGTGGTGAACACCGCCAGCTACTGCGGCTTCACCAACCAGTACGAAGGACTGGAAGGCCTGTACGCCAAATACGGCAGCAAGGGTTTTGTGGTGCTGGGCTTCCCCTCCAACGACTTCGGCCAGCAGGAGCCGGGCTCCAGCAAGGAAATCGCCGATTTCTGCTTCAACACCTATGGCGTGAAGTTCCCGATGTTCGCCAAGTCGGTGGTGTCGGGCAAGGAACCTAATCCGCTGTTCGCCACCCTGATCAAGGCCACCGGCAAGGCGCCGGCGTGGAACTTCCACAAATACCTGATCGACCGCCAGGGCAATGTGGTGACCAACTTCGGCAGCAAGACCACGCCGAACGATAAGCAGCTGGTCAGCGCCGTCGAAAAGGCGCTGGGTTCCTAA
- a CDS encoding rhodanese-like domain-containing protein, protein MSHVTAIPAAASADALAHFEASFRYETDCWDVHDALAGGKQDFVLLDVRGTEKYAAGHVPGALDLAHRKIIGSKIAEFAAETLFVVYCAGPHCNGAARAAVRLAQLGRPVKVMPGGITGWIDEGFDLARA, encoded by the coding sequence ATGTCCCACGTTACCGCCATCCCCGCCGCCGCCAGCGCCGACGCCCTGGCCCACTTTGAAGCCAGCTTCCGCTACGAAACCGATTGCTGGGACGTGCACGATGCCCTCGCCGGCGGCAAGCAGGATTTCGTGTTGCTGGATGTACGCGGCACGGAGAAATACGCGGCCGGCCACGTGCCGGGCGCGCTGGACCTGGCGCACCGCAAGATCATCGGCTCGAAGATCGCCGAGTTCGCGGCCGAGACGCTATTCGTGGTGTATTGCGCCGGGCCGCACTGCAACGGCGCGGCCCGCGCCGCCGTGCGGCTGGCGCAGCTGGGCCGCCCGGTCAAGGTGATGCCGGGCGGTATTACCGGCTGGATCGATGAAGGATTCGACTTGGCGCGGGCTTAG
- the ftrA gene encoding transcriptional regulator FtrA, which yields MKQHLVVALAYDRLCTFEFGCTVELFALERPELGVDWYDFAVCAVEEGPIRAAGGIIVQAPYAPELLALADTIIIPGWRDADELPPPQLLDWIRAAHARGARLCSICSGVFVLAAAGVLDGQRATTHWRYAERLAQRYPQIAVQPDDLYVDNGQVITAAGSAAGLDMLLHLVRRDHGAKVGNLVAQRLVVAPHREGGQAQFVPRPMAQGEQGRLSKLMDWLRSHPALPHTVASMAERAAMSPRTLQRQFQQATGYGPVEWLIRERVAIVKDMLEQPDVPLTQIAERAGFGSEESLRHHFRRLTATTPGAYRKRFVLT from the coding sequence ATGAAACAACATCTGGTGGTGGCGCTGGCTTACGATCGCCTGTGCACATTCGAGTTCGGCTGCACGGTCGAACTGTTCGCCCTGGAACGTCCTGAGCTGGGCGTGGACTGGTACGACTTTGCCGTTTGTGCAGTGGAAGAGGGGCCGATCCGCGCCGCCGGCGGCATCATCGTGCAGGCGCCTTACGCGCCGGAGCTGCTGGCGCTGGCCGACACCATCATCATCCCCGGCTGGCGCGATGCCGACGAACTGCCGCCGCCCCAATTGCTGGACTGGATACGCGCCGCCCACGCGCGCGGCGCGCGCCTGTGCTCAATCTGCTCGGGTGTGTTCGTGCTGGCAGCCGCCGGCGTGCTGGACGGCCAGCGCGCCACCACGCACTGGCGTTACGCCGAACGGTTGGCACAGCGTTATCCACAGATCGCCGTGCAGCCCGATGATCTGTATGTGGATAACGGACAAGTGATCACCGCCGCCGGTTCGGCCGCCGGGCTGGACATGCTGCTGCACCTGGTGCGGCGCGACCACGGCGCCAAGGTCGGCAACCTGGTGGCGCAGCGGCTGGTGGTGGCGCCGCACCGCGAGGGCGGGCAGGCGCAGTTTGTGCCGCGCCCCATGGCGCAGGGCGAGCAGGGCCGGCTGTCGAAACTGATGGACTGGCTGCGCAGCCATCCCGCGCTCCCACACACCGTGGCCAGCATGGCCGAACGCGCCGCCATGAGCCCGCGCACCCTGCAGCGCCAGTTTCAGCAGGCTACCGGCTACGGCCCGGTGGAGTGGCTGATCCGCGAACGGGTGGCCATCGTCAAGGACATGCTGGAGCAGCCGGATGTGCCGCTGACCCAGATCGCCGAGCGCGCCGGCTTCGGTTCCGAAGAGTCGCTGCGCCATCATTTCCGCCGGCTGACCGCCACCACACCGGGCGCCTACCGCAAGCGCTTCGTGCTCACCTGA
- the pabB gene encoding aminodeoxychorismate synthase component I — protein sequence MTTEVFALLDDASPEATQAGSRSRLYTGHTATLRCEDIAAWPQVLEQMQAALARGEYAVSVCSYELGEQLLALAPAQVPTARSVPLAQILLFNCCTLLTAAEVADWLAARSFPIERPAGIANIRANIDQDAFSAALARIHDYIAAGDTYQVNYTYRLRFDAFGGIHALYARLRGRQPVPYGALIGLEDGGAVLSLSPELFVRHAGGVLTARPMKGTAPAAPSTQQAENILRATNLAADPKNRAENLMIVDLLRNDIARVAVTGSVEVPALFEVHRYASVLQMTSTITAQLRADATLAAIFDALYPCGSITGAPKRRTMEIIRELEPDARGIYTGAIGWFDPRQDGRVGDFCMSVPIRTLTLQPQGADGVRAGEMGVGAGIVFDSDALDEYAECKLKARFLTGLQNDFDIFETMYGTPGGGIRHRERHLKRLAASAVYFGFPWDEQAAKAYMDAASAMLEPEHTAYRVRLALNPAGAFSVQHAPLSPLVEPVRVLLADDATSSDDLFLRHKTSIRARYDAAWRDAEAQGAFDTLFFNQRGELTEGGRSSVFVQVDGRWLTPPLDSGVLPGVMRGVLLEDPDWNASVAVITRAMLEAAEDLVICNALRGAVRATLTGR from the coding sequence ATGACCACCGAAGTATTCGCCCTGCTGGACGACGCCAGCCCGGAAGCCACGCAGGCAGGCAGCCGTTCCCGCCTCTACACCGGCCACACCGCCACGCTGCGCTGCGAGGATATCGCCGCGTGGCCGCAGGTGCTGGAACAGATGCAGGCGGCGCTGGCGCGCGGCGAATACGCGGTCAGCGTGTGCAGCTATGAATTGGGCGAGCAGCTGCTGGCGCTGGCCCCTGCCCAGGTTCCCACGGCGCGCAGCGTGCCGCTGGCGCAGATCCTGCTGTTCAACTGCTGCACGCTGCTGACGGCCGCCGAAGTGGCCGACTGGCTGGCGGCGCGCTCGTTCCCGATCGAGCGCCCGGCCGGCATCGCCAACATCCGCGCCAATATCGACCAGGATGCGTTCAGCGCGGCGCTGGCGCGCATCCACGACTACATCGCGGCCGGCGACACCTACCAGGTCAACTACACCTACCGGCTGCGCTTCGACGCCTTCGGCGGTATACACGCCTTGTACGCGCGCCTGCGCGGCCGCCAACCGGTGCCTTACGGCGCCCTGATCGGCCTGGAAGACGGCGGCGCCGTGCTATCGCTGTCGCCCGAGCTGTTCGTGCGCCACGCCGGCGGCGTGCTGACCGCGCGGCCGATGAAAGGCACGGCGCCCGCCGCGCCGTCCACACAGCAGGCCGAAAACATCCTGCGCGCCACCAACCTGGCGGCCGATCCGAAAAACCGCGCCGAAAATTTAATGATCGTCGACCTGCTGCGCAACGACATCGCGCGCGTGGCCGTCACCGGCAGTGTGGAGGTGCCGGCGCTGTTCGAGGTGCACCGCTACGCCAGCGTGCTGCAGATGACCTCGACCATCACCGCGCAACTGCGCGCAGACGCCACGCTGGCCGCCATCTTCGACGCGCTCTACCCCTGCGGCTCCATCACCGGCGCGCCGAAACGCCGCACCATGGAAATCATCCGCGAGCTCGAGCCGGATGCGCGCGGCATCTACACCGGCGCCATCGGCTGGTTCGATCCGCGCCAGGATGGCCGGGTGGGCGACTTCTGCATGTCGGTGCCGATCCGCACGCTGACCTTGCAACCGCAAGGCGCGGACGGCGTGCGCGCCGGCGAAATGGGTGTGGGCGCCGGCATCGTCTTCGACAGCGACGCGCTCGACGAATACGCCGAGTGCAAGCTCAAGGCGCGCTTCCTCACCGGCCTGCAAAACGACTTCGATATTTTCGAGACCATGTACGGCACGCCGGGCGGCGGCATACGCCACCGCGAGCGGCATCTGAAACGCCTGGCGGCATCGGCCGTCTACTTCGGCTTCCCGTGGGACGAGCAGGCGGCCAAGGCCTATATGGACGCCGCCAGCGCCATGCTGGAGCCGGAACACACGGCCTACCGGGTGCGGCTGGCGCTCAATCCAGCCGGCGCGTTCTCGGTGCAGCACGCGCCGCTATCGCCGCTGGTCGAACCGGTACGCGTGCTGCTGGCCGACGACGCCACCAGCAGCGACGACCTGTTCCTGCGCCACAAAACCAGCATCCGCGCGCGCTACGACGCCGCCTGGCGCGACGCCGAAGCGCAAGGCGCGTTCGACACCCTGTTCTTCAACCAGCGCGGGGAATTGACGGAAGGTGGACGCAGCAGCGTGTTCGTGCAAGTGGACGGCCGTTGGCTCACGCCGCCGCTGGACAGCGGCGTGCTGCCTGGCGTGATGCGCGGCGTGCTGCTGGAGGATCCGGACTGGAACGCCAGCGTCGCCGTCATCACGCGCGCCATGCTGGAGGCGGCAGAAGACCTGGTCATCTGCAACGCACTGCGCGGCGCCGTGCGCGCCACGTTGACAGGTCGATGA
- the slmA gene encoding nucleoid occlusion factor SlmA, whose translation MASTPPGQRRLHILQALAEMLEQPKGDKITTAALARKLEFSEAALYRHFASKAQMFEGLIEFIETTVFGLINQIAERQDDGLAQARAIVAMLLNFASQNPGMTRVLIGDALVNEDERLQLRMNQFYDRVELALKQALRVAVGEGRAHEADVAARAGMLASFVIGRWHRYAKSGFKNNPAQDAAVQITLLLS comes from the coding sequence ATGGCAAGCACACCGCCGGGCCAGCGCCGTTTGCACATCCTGCAGGCGCTGGCGGAGATGCTGGAACAGCCCAAGGGCGACAAGATCACCACCGCCGCCCTGGCGCGCAAGCTGGAGTTTTCCGAGGCCGCGCTGTACCGGCATTTCGCCAGCAAGGCGCAGATGTTCGAGGGTCTGATCGAATTCATCGAGACCACCGTCTTCGGCCTGATCAACCAGATCGCCGAACGCCAGGATGATGGTTTGGCGCAGGCGCGCGCCATCGTCGCCATGCTGCTGAACTTCGCCAGCCAGAATCCCGGCATGACGCGGGTGCTGATCGGCGATGCGCTGGTGAATGAAGACGAACGCCTGCAACTGCGCATGAACCAGTTCTACGACCGCGTGGAGCTGGCGCTGAAACAGGCTTTGCGCGTGGCGGTCGGCGAAGGCCGCGCGCACGAAGCCGACGTGGCGGCGCGCGCCGGCATGCTGGCCAGCTTCGTCATCGGCCGCTGGCATCGTTACGCCAAAAGCGGCTTCAAAAACAATCCGGCGCAGGACGCGGCGGTGCAAATCACCCTGCTGTTATCGTAA
- a CDS encoding HAD-IA family hydrolase, whose amino-acid sequence MNITRSSPVWLFDLDNTLHNASHAIFPAIMAGMNSYLARLLGDGLTPAGEDLVNATRTMYWQRYGATTLGVVKHHGVTAAHFLEETHRFDDLPSMIRAERGLRQLLRRLPGRKILLTNAPHRYSTQVLRHLGLQRQFQHHVSVEAMTVHRHMRPKPSKLMLHKLLRRHQLTAGRCILVEDTLANLRSAREIGMRTAWVTQYLTVGDTAGLAHPQKRLIRPAYVDVKVKSVRNLAARVHHLR is encoded by the coding sequence GTGAATATTACTCGCTCCTCGCCCGTGTGGCTGTTTGATCTCGATAACACGCTGCACAACGCCTCGCACGCCATCTTCCCCGCGATCATGGCCGGCATGAACAGCTACCTGGCACGCCTGCTGGGAGACGGCCTCACGCCCGCCGGCGAAGACCTGGTCAACGCCACGCGCACCATGTACTGGCAACGCTATGGCGCCACCACGCTGGGCGTGGTCAAGCATCACGGCGTGACGGCCGCGCACTTCCTCGAAGAGACCCACCGCTTCGACGACCTGCCGTCCATGATCCGCGCCGAGCGCGGACTGCGCCAGCTGCTGCGCCGCCTGCCCGGCCGCAAGATCCTGCTGACCAACGCGCCACACCGCTATTCGACGCAGGTGTTGCGCCATCTCGGGCTGCAGCGCCAGTTCCAGCACCACGTCTCGGTTGAAGCGATGACCGTACACCGCCACATGCGGCCCAAGCCGTCCAAGCTGATGCTGCACAAGCTGCTGCGCCGCCACCAGCTCACGGCCGGCCGCTGCATCCTGGTCGAAGACACGCTGGCCAACCTGCGCAGCGCGCGTGAAATCGGCATGCGCACGGCGTGGGTCACGCAATACCTGACGGTCGGCGACACGGCCGGCCTGGCCCATCCGCAAAAGCGCTTAATTCGCCCCGCTTACGTCGATGTCAAAGTAAAATCTGTCAGGAACCTGGCGGCGCGTGTGCACCACCTGCGTTGA
- a CDS encoding TraB/GumN family protein, with translation MQRQIILMFFSLFFFVVGSPGAAEQAPAQNRGALFKVQQQGGQTIYLFGTIHVGARDFYPLEPRLAGLLKQAPVLALEIDPLGDPQKLARAVQRHGLSNKAAAAMPPALRQRLDRLLRQYNIDADAVASMKPWLLASLLTVSEFATQGYEASLAVDAHLSKQAHAAGQKIVELESADSQMALFDRMTPAEQLQFLQEAIAGIEDKEQAGQAREIADAWRKADVQALDALARKAEQDDTFSGRFVQQVLLEGRNPTLADSVVNLMARENNSVAAIGVLHLVGKTSVPELLRKRGLSVERIY, from the coding sequence ATGCAGCGCCAGATTATATTGATGTTCTTTAGTTTGTTCTTTTTTGTGGTGGGAAGCCCTGGCGCCGCCGAACAGGCGCCGGCGCAAAATCGCGGCGCCTTGTTCAAGGTGCAGCAGCAGGGTGGGCAGACCATTTATCTGTTCGGCACCATTCACGTGGGCGCCAGGGATTTCTATCCGCTGGAGCCGCGCCTGGCCGGCTTGCTGAAACAGGCGCCGGTGCTGGCGCTGGAGATCGATCCGCTGGGCGATCCGCAAAAGCTGGCGCGCGCGGTGCAGCGCCACGGTTTGAGCAACAAGGCTGCGGCGGCCATGCCGCCGGCCCTGCGCCAGCGCCTTGATCGTTTGCTCCGGCAGTACAACATCGACGCGGACGCGGTGGCGAGCATGAAGCCCTGGCTGCTGGCCAGCCTGCTGACCGTGAGCGAATTCGCCACGCAGGGCTATGAAGCGTCGCTGGCGGTGGATGCGCACTTGTCGAAACAGGCGCACGCCGCCGGCCAGAAAATCGTCGAGCTGGAATCGGCCGACAGCCAGATGGCGCTGTTCGACAGGATGACGCCGGCCGAACAGCTGCAGTTCCTGCAGGAGGCCATCGCCGGCATCGAGGACAAGGAGCAGGCCGGCCAGGCGCGCGAGATCGCCGACGCCTGGCGCAAAGCCGACGTGCAGGCGCTGGACGCGCTGGCGCGCAAGGCGGAGCAGGACGATACGTTTTCAGGCCGCTTCGTGCAGCAGGTGCTGCTGGAAGGACGCAATCCGACGCTGGCCGACAGTGTGGTCAACTTGATGGCGCGTGAAAACAACAGTGTGGCGGCGATCGGCGTGCTGCATCTGGTCGGAAAAACCAGCGTGCCGGAACTGCTGCGCAAACGCGGGCTGAGCGTGGAGCGGATATACTAG
- the argB gene encoding acetylglutamate kinase, which translates to MNDDLTAVSPQIKAQILAEALPYIRNYHGKTIVIKYGGNAMTDERLKHGFARDVILLKLVGMNPVVVHGGGPQIDNALKKIGKQGTFVQGMRITDEETMEVVEWVLGGEVQQDIVMLINHYGGQAVGLTGKDGGLIRARKMAMPDKENPGQTLDIGFVGEIEAINPAVVKALQDDAFIPIISPIGFGQDGQAYNINADVVAGKIAEILKAEKLIMMTNIAGVQDKQGNLVTDLSAREIDEMFADGTISGGMLPKISSALDAAKSGVNTVHIIDGRIEHSLLLEVLTEQAFGTMIRSH; encoded by the coding sequence ATGAATGACGATTTGACCGCGGTCTCTCCGCAGATCAAGGCGCAGATTTTGGCTGAGGCTCTTCCTTACATCCGTAATTACCACGGCAAAACCATCGTCATCAAATACGGCGGCAACGCCATGACCGACGAACGCCTGAAACACGGCTTCGCGCGCGATGTCATTTTGCTCAAGCTGGTCGGCATGAATCCGGTGGTCGTACACGGCGGCGGTCCGCAGATCGACAACGCGCTGAAGAAAATCGGCAAGCAAGGCACCTTTGTGCAAGGCATGCGCATTACCGACGAAGAAACCATGGAAGTGGTGGAGTGGGTGCTGGGCGGCGAAGTCCAGCAGGACATCGTGATGCTGATCAACCACTACGGCGGCCAGGCGGTCGGCCTGACCGGCAAGGATGGCGGCCTGATCCGCGCCCGCAAGATGGCCATGCCGGACAAGGAAAATCCGGGCCAGACGCTCGACATCGGCTTCGTCGGCGAAATCGAAGCGATCAACCCGGCCGTGGTCAAGGCGCTGCAGGACGACGCCTTCATTCCGATCATCTCGCCGATCGGCTTCGGCCAGGACGGCCAGGCCTACAACATCAACGCCGACGTCGTCGCCGGCAAGATCGCGGAAATCCTGAAAGCCGAAAAGTTGATCATGATGACCAACATCGCCGGCGTGCAGGACAAGCAGGGCAATCTGGTGACCGACCTGTCAGCCCGTGAAATCGACGAAATGTTCGCCGATGGCACCATCTCGGGCGGCATGCTGCCTAAAATTTCATCAGCCCTGGACGCCGCCAAGTCCGGCGTGAACACGGTGCACATCATCGATGGTCGCATCGAGCACTCTTTGTTGCTGGAAGTCTTGACCGAACAGGCATTTGGCACTATGATCCGGTCTCACTGA
- a CDS encoding PHB depolymerase family esterase translates to MKLNFLTQMREAAQQIISKGIPLQRGAPKAPAMRDINPPPPSAAPSTPEPKPAPEPARPQAAPPAATPNPATHPAEYAQDILNRMGISVDLQANLDRAIDFGTLLNPSPAQPLPEGAQFVSGSYVNHAGSRNYKLYIPASYHGQAMPLLVMLHGCTQNPDDFAAGTQMNQVAEEMGCFVVYPEQTANANHSKCWNWFNAIDQQRGQGEPSIIAGIAQQIIDEYPVNERQVYIAGLSAGGAMAVIVGTLYPELFAAVGVHSGLPFASAQDLPSALSAMKRGMQGAAKAGNGSQPIIVFHGDSDTTVNPVNGEQVMAQRLHNHRGARPSVQSGAVPNGYRYTQTTHTRQDGTPLGEHWVVHGAGHAWSGGSASGSYTDAKGPDASREMLRFFRTVS, encoded by the coding sequence ATGAAGCTCAATTTTTTAACGCAAATGCGCGAAGCTGCCCAGCAAATCATCAGCAAAGGCATCCCACTGCAACGCGGTGCACCCAAGGCCCCGGCCATGAGGGATATTAATCCACCGCCGCCAAGCGCGGCGCCATCCACGCCTGAGCCGAAGCCGGCGCCGGAGCCAGCGCGACCGCAAGCAGCACCGCCCGCGGCCACGCCGAATCCCGCGACCCATCCGGCCGAGTACGCGCAGGATATTCTCAACCGCATGGGCATCAGCGTCGATTTGCAGGCCAATCTGGACCGCGCCATCGATTTCGGCACGCTGCTGAACCCGTCGCCGGCGCAGCCGCTGCCCGAGGGCGCGCAGTTCGTCAGCGGCAGCTACGTCAACCATGCGGGCAGCCGCAACTACAAGCTGTACATCCCGGCCAGCTACCACGGCCAGGCCATGCCGCTGCTGGTGATGCTGCACGGCTGCACCCAGAATCCAGACGATTTCGCGGCCGGCACGCAGATGAACCAGGTGGCCGAGGAGATGGGCTGCTTCGTGGTCTACCCGGAGCAGACCGCCAACGCCAACCACTCCAAATGCTGGAACTGGTTCAACGCCATCGACCAGCAGCGCGGACAGGGCGAGCCATCCATCATTGCCGGCATCGCGCAGCAGATCATCGACGAGTATCCGGTCAACGAACGCCAGGTGTACATAGCGGGGCTGTCGGCGGGCGGGGCGATGGCGGTGATCGTCGGCACGCTGTATCCCGAGCTGTTTGCGGCGGTGGGCGTGCATTCGGGCCTGCCGTTCGCCTCGGCGCAGGATCTGCCGTCGGCGCTGTCGGCCATGAAGCGCGGCATGCAGGGTGCGGCCAAGGCCGGCAACGGCTCGCAACCGATCATCGTGTTCCATGGCGACAGCGACACCACGGTGAATCCGGTGAATGGCGAGCAGGTGATGGCGCAGCGGCTGCACAACCATCGCGGCGCGCGGCCATCGGTGCAGTCGGGGGCGGTGCCGAACGGCTACCGTTACACGCAGACCACCCACACCCGGCAGGATGGCACGCCGCTGGGCGAACACTGGGTGGTACATGGCGCCGGCCACGCCTGGTCGGGCGGCAGCGCCTCCGGCAGCTATACCGATGCCAAGGGACCGGACGCCAGCCGCGAAATGCTGCGCTTTTTCCGCACGGTGAGCTGA
- a CDS encoding CopG family transcriptional regulator, which produces MAKQEIKLKIAESEKITINLGPIDLGQIDLLVQEGFYSNRTDLIRTAIRNQLNQHAEVVKQTVARKSLVLGMQHYSRADLEAIQAAGQRLQIQVLGLASIASDVSVELALATIESIFVLGSLHASAVLKTALATRIH; this is translated from the coding sequence ATGGCCAAGCAAGAAATAAAGCTGAAGATCGCTGAATCAGAAAAAATCACCATCAATCTGGGCCCGATCGACTTGGGGCAGATCGACCTGCTGGTGCAGGAAGGGTTTTACTCGAACCGCACCGATCTGATACGCACCGCGATCCGCAACCAGCTGAACCAGCACGCCGAGGTGGTCAAGCAGACCGTGGCGCGCAAAAGCCTGGTCCTGGGCATGCAGCACTACTCGCGCGCCGACCTGGAAGCCATCCAGGCGGCGGGCCAGCGCTTGCAGATACAGGTACTGGGGTTGGCCAGCATTGCCAGCGACGTCTCCGTCGAACTGGCGCTGGCGACCATTGAATCCATTTTTGTCCTCGGCTCGCTGCATGCCAGCGCTGTCCTCAAGACTGCCTTGGCAACACGCATCCACTAA
- a CDS encoding DUF1289 domain-containing protein produces the protein MSEATNIIPSPVPSPCVSLCKMDTERRYCMGCLRTIPEIIAWSKADDDFKRGVWAELPQRRLTVHFDEEE, from the coding sequence ATGAGTGAAGCAACCAACATAATTCCATCCCCGGTGCCCTCGCCCTGCGTCAGTCTGTGCAAAATGGATACAGAACGCCGCTATTGCATGGGTTGCCTGCGTACCATTCCGGAAATCATTGCCTGGAGCAAGGCCGATGACGACTTCAAGCGCGGCGTCTGGGCCGAATTGCCCCAGCGCCGCCTGACGGTGCACTTTGACGAGGAAGAATGA